One genomic segment of Clostridia bacterium includes these proteins:
- the uvrA gene encoding excinuclease ABC subunit UvrA — protein sequence MENNIIIKGARENNLKNIDIEIPRNKLVVFTGVSGSGKSSLAFDTIYAEGQMRYVESLSSYARQFLGQMGKPDVDFIEGLSPAISLDQKTTSKNPRSTVGTVTEIYDYLRLLWARIGTPHCPICGRVIRRQSVDQIVDKVLTLPLGTKFQVLAPVIRGKKGEHQRVFESVKRSGYARVRADGVLYDLSEEIKLDKNKKHNIEIVIDRLVVKQENMQRLSDSVETALSFSEGLVIIHQPVNSYEELFSQNYACAECGVSLPELSPRMFSFNNPYGACPKCAGLGFHLNVDAGLIMPDRAQSNIEEYMSASACLECHGDRLTPTILAVTVGDISISDFCKLSVSDALAFIQGLTLEGADAIIAESILKEISTRLGFLKNVGLGYLTLSRSAGTLSGGESQRIRLATQIGSGLMGVMYIFDEPSIGLHQRDNDRLIAVLKSLRDLGNTLIVVEHDEDTVRQADWIVDIGPGAGIHGGEVVAQGVLENIMAVPQSVTGQYLSGMRKIPVPIKRRIGNEHSLKIYGAAEHNLKKINVAIPLGTFTCVTGVSGSGKSSLVNEILYKKLAAELNRARMRSGRHDYMEGLEHLDKVINIDQSPIGRTPRSNPATYTGLFNDIRVLFAATNDAKVRAYSPGRFSFNVKGGRCEACAGDGLVKIEMQFMPDIFVPCDVCKGVRYNRETLEVRYKGKNISEVLEMTADEAVAFFENLPKIRRKVEAFCRVGLGYIKLGQASTTMSGGEAQRVKLAAELLKPPTGATIYILDEPTTGLHAADVHQLIDVLQALVDDGNTVVVIEHNLDVIKTADHIIDLGPEGGAEGGNIVCIGTPEQVAACTNSYTGRYLVKML from the coding sequence GTGGAAAACAATATTATTATCAAAGGCGCAAGAGAAAATAACTTAAAAAATATTGATATCGAAATTCCGAGAAATAAGCTGGTGGTGTTTACTGGTGTCAGCGGTTCAGGTAAATCAAGCCTTGCTTTTGATACGATATATGCAGAGGGACAGATGCGATATGTCGAATCCCTTTCTTCTTATGCAAGGCAGTTTTTAGGGCAGATGGGCAAGCCTGATGTGGATTTTATTGAGGGACTGTCTCCTGCTATTTCCTTAGATCAAAAAACGACGTCAAAAAATCCTCGTTCTACTGTTGGTACAGTGACAGAAATATATGATTATTTGCGTCTACTATGGGCTCGAATAGGCACACCTCATTGCCCCATTTGCGGTCGTGTGATTCGCAGACAATCCGTTGATCAAATTGTAGACAAGGTTTTAACACTGCCCCTTGGAACTAAATTTCAGGTGTTGGCACCTGTCATCCGAGGGAAAAAGGGAGAACATCAAAGAGTCTTTGAAAGTGTGAAACGAAGTGGTTATGCTCGTGTACGTGCGGATGGTGTTCTCTATGATTTGTCGGAAGAAATCAAACTGGATAAAAACAAAAAGCATAATATTGAAATTGTTATAGATCGTCTTGTTGTAAAACAAGAAAATATGCAAAGGCTCAGCGACTCAGTTGAAACTGCCTTATCATTTTCTGAAGGTCTTGTAATCATACATCAGCCTGTCAATTCATACGAAGAATTGTTTTCTCAGAACTATGCCTGTGCAGAATGTGGTGTATCCTTGCCGGAGCTATCGCCGCGAATGTTTTCCTTCAACAATCCATATGGGGCGTGTCCTAAGTGTGCAGGTCTTGGTTTCCACTTAAATGTGGATGCGGGACTTATCATGCCTGATAGGGCTCAATCTAACATTGAAGAATATATGTCCGCGAGTGCTTGTCTGGAGTGCCATGGTGATAGGTTAACGCCTACAATACTTGCCGTCACCGTTGGAGATATCAGCATATCAGACTTTTGCAAGTTGTCCGTTAGTGATGCTTTAGCGTTTATCCAGGGACTTACATTAGAGGGCGCGGATGCGATTATTGCTGAATCAATCCTGAAGGAAATATCAACTCGACTTGGTTTCCTTAAAAATGTTGGTCTTGGGTATCTGACGCTTTCACGTTCAGCCGGCACTTTGTCCGGGGGTGAAAGTCAGCGCATTCGCTTGGCCACTCAAATCGGTTCGGGTCTAATGGGCGTGATGTATATCTTTGACGAACCGTCTATCGGACTTCATCAGCGTGATAACGATCGTCTTATAGCTGTTTTGAAAAGCCTTCGAGACTTGGGAAACACGCTTATTGTTGTGGAGCATGATGAGGATACCGTGCGTCAAGCTGATTGGATTGTTGATATCGGTCCCGGTGCAGGAATTCACGGTGGCGAGGTTGTTGCACAGGGAGTATTGGAGAACATTATGGCTGTCCCGCAATCGGTTACAGGGCAATATCTTTCGGGAATGAGAAAAATTCCTGTACCAATCAAGCGACGTATTGGAAATGAGCATAGCTTAAAAATATATGGTGCGGCGGAACACAACCTTAAAAAAATAAATGTAGCGATTCCTCTCGGCACTTTCACCTGTGTTACTGGCGTATCGGGCTCTGGAAAATCCAGTCTTGTCAACGAAATTCTCTATAAAAAGCTGGCGGCAGAACTGAATCGAGCCCGGATGCGCTCAGGCAGGCATGACTACATGGAAGGCCTTGAGCATCTTGATAAGGTCATAAACATTGATCAGAGCCCGATCGGGCGTACACCACGCTCCAACCCCGCGACCTACACAGGCTTATTTAATGATATCCGGGTGCTTTTTGCTGCAACCAATGATGCCAAAGTACGAGCCTACAGTCCAGGACGATTCTCGTTCAATGTCAAAGGCGGGCGATGTGAAGCATGTGCAGGAGATGGTCTTGTGAAAATTGAGATGCAATTTATGCCGGATATTTTTGTTCCCTGTGATGTTTGTAAAGGAGTGCGCTACAACAGAGAAACTTTGGAGGTGCGCTACAAGGGCAAAAACATTTCTGAAGTGTTGGAAATGACGGCTGATGAAGCAGTAGCTTTTTTTGAAAACCTTCCGAAAATTCGCAGGAAGGTGGAAGCTTTTTGCCGAGTCGGACTTGGTTATATCAAGCTGGGACAGGCCTCTACTACGATGTCGGGAGGAGAGGCGCAGAGGGTAAAATTGGCCGCAGAACTGTTAAAGCCCCCCACAGGTGCTACTATCTATATATTGGATGAACCAACCACAGGCTTGCACGCTGCAGATGTTCACCAGTTGATTGATGTTTTACAAGCTCTTGTAGATGACGGAAACACTGTAGTTGTGATAGAGCACAATCTTGATGTTATCAAAACAGCAGACCATATCATTGATTTAGGTCCTGAGGGTGGTGCTGAAGGAGGCAATATCGTTTGCATTGGAACGCCTGAGCAAGTGGCTGCATGTACGAACAGCTACACCGGAAGGTACCTGGTGAAAATGTTATAA
- the recA gene encoding recombinase RecA, with protein MTLDKRPIEQAPANEKRKALDKVLNQIEHTFGKGAVMRLGENSNIVMDTIPTGSIGLDLALGVGGVPKGRIVEIYGPESSGKTTLALQIIAEAQKQGGEVAFIDAEHALDPTYARALGVDIDNVLVSQPDTGEQALEITEILVRSGALAVVVVDSVAALVPRAEIEGEMGDSHMGLQARLMSQALRKLTGCIAKTNCVVVFINQLREKIGVMYGNPEVTTGGRALKFYASVRIDIRRIETIKNGSEMVGSRTRAKIVKNKVAPPFRDAEFDIMYGQGISKPGELVDLGVKLDLVQKLGSWYAMGDVRLGQGREAAKQYLIDHPDTAKEIESEMRKNAFKLESSQAQLP; from the coding sequence ATGACTTTAGATAAGAGGCCAATTGAACAGGCGCCTGCCAATGAGAAAAGGAAAGCCCTGGATAAAGTTTTGAATCAGATTGAGCATACTTTTGGGAAAGGCGCTGTTATGCGGCTTGGCGAAAATTCAAATATTGTAATGGATACTATCCCAACTGGCTCTATTGGTTTGGATTTAGCGTTAGGAGTCGGTGGTGTGCCCAAGGGAAGGATCGTGGAAATCTATGGTCCGGAATCTTCCGGGAAAACCACATTGGCGCTCCAAATTATTGCGGAGGCTCAAAAACAGGGCGGCGAGGTGGCTTTTATAGATGCAGAACACGCGCTGGATCCAACCTATGCCAGAGCTTTGGGCGTGGATATAGACAATGTTTTGGTCTCCCAACCGGATACAGGTGAGCAGGCATTAGAGATTACAGAGATATTGGTGCGCTCCGGTGCTTTAGCCGTTGTTGTTGTGGATTCTGTTGCAGCATTGGTTCCACGAGCGGAAATTGAGGGCGAAATGGGAGACAGCCATATGGGACTCCAAGCCAGACTGATGAGTCAGGCGCTGCGAAAGTTGACCGGTTGTATCGCAAAAACAAATTGTGTTGTAGTCTTTATTAACCAACTGAGAGAAAAGATTGGAGTTATGTATGGCAATCCGGAGGTGACGACCGGTGGCCGTGCATTGAAGTTTTATGCATCTGTTCGTATTGATATCCGCCGAATTGAAACAATTAAGAATGGATCAGAGATGGTAGGAAGCCGCACTCGCGCCAAAATTGTGAAGAACAAGGTGGCTCCGCCTTTTCGTGATGCGGAGTTTGACATTATGTATGGCCAAGGCATCTCCAAACCGGGCGAACTGGTTGATCTTGGAGTTAAGCTGGATCTGGTTCAAAAGCTCGGTTCTTGGTATGCTATGGGAGACGTCAGGCTTGGGCAGGGCAGAGAAGCAGCAAAACAATATCTCATCGATCATCCGGATACTGCAAAAGAAATAGAGTCTGAGATGCGTAAGAATGCCTTTAAGCTTGAAAGCAGTCAGGCACAACTACCGTAA
- a CDS encoding 2-oxoacid:acceptor oxidoreductase family protein, protein MGKLLEIRWHGRGGQGAKTASLLLADAAFNTGKYIQGFPEYGPERMGAPITAYNRISDERINIHSNIYEPDYVVVVDESLISAIDVTAGLKESGAIIVNTEKTPEEVRKYLKGYKGKVCTINARKISEETLGKNFPNTPMLGAVVMVGGIMEPDKFLEDMKGSFAHKFKTKPEVIEGNMKAIERAMQEVQGL, encoded by the coding sequence TTGGGCAAGCTATTGGAAATACGTTGGCATGGACGCGGTGGTCAAGGAGCTAAAACAGCTTCACTTCTCCTGGCGGACGCTGCCTTTAACACGGGAAAGTATATTCAGGGTTTTCCTGAGTACGGTCCTGAAAGAATGGGCGCACCTATTACAGCTTACAACAGGATAAGTGATGAAAGGATAAATATCCATTCAAACATTTATGAGCCGGACTATGTGGTAGTAGTTGATGAGTCGCTGATTTCTGCAATAGATGTAACTGCAGGTCTCAAGGAATCAGGCGCTATTATAGTTAATACGGAGAAGACCCCCGAAGAAGTGAGAAAGTATCTTAAAGGTTACAAGGGTAAGGTATGTACAATAAATGCCAGAAAGATTTCTGAAGAGACTTTAGGCAAGAATTTCCCCAACACTCCTATGCTGGGTGCGGTAGTAATGGTTGGTGGGATTATGGAGCCTGACAAATTTCTTGAAGACATGAAAGGGTCCTTTGCACATAAGTTTAAAACGAAGCCGGAGGTAATAGAGGGTAATATGAAGGCGATTGAACGTGCAATGCAGGAGGTACAAGGGTTATGA
- a CDS encoding 4Fe-4S dicluster domain-containing protein, with translation MSSKTVKKMTAETPWREITPGGAIFEAGNAEGYKTGDWRSMRPVWIEEKCTQCMLCPPTCPDTSIPVKDSKRLDFDYDHCKGCGVCVKICPFKAIDFIKEEDKQEQEV, from the coding sequence ATGAGCAGTAAAACAGTAAAAAAAATGACCGCTGAAACACCCTGGAGGGAAATAACACCGGGAGGGGCTATATTTGAAGCGGGAAATGCTGAAGGCTACAAAACTGGCGATTGGAGGTCCATGCGCCCGGTTTGGATTGAAGAAAAGTGCACTCAGTGCATGCTCTGCCCTCCGACCTGCCCAGATACATCCATTCCTGTAAAGGACAGCAAGAGATTGGATTTTGATTACGACCATTGTAAGGGCTGTGGAGTTTGTGTGAAAATATGTCCTTTCAAAGCAATAGATTTTATTAAGGAAGAAGATAAGCAAGAACAGGAGGTATAG
- the porA gene encoding pyruvate ferredoxin oxidoreductase, whose product MSIRERLSGNEAIAVAMRQINPDVVAAFPITPSTEIPQYFSQFVSNGQVQTEFVAVESEHSAMSACVGAQAAGGRTMTATSANGLALMWEVLYIAAAMKLPITMSCVNRALSGPLNIHNDHSDSMGARDSGWIQLYSETNQEAYDNAIQAIRIGEHKDVMLPVMVCQDGFITSHAVENIDLLEDEKVKAFVGEYKPEHYLLNSEEQMAVGPLDLPVHCFEHKREQAESMINAKKVIMEVAKEFEKLSGRKYELFEEYKLKDAEVAVVIINSTAGTAKTVVDSLREKGIKAGLLKIRVFRPFPEEEIVEALKNVKALAVMDKAEGFSAVGGPLGAEIKSALYGRADGIKVVNFIYGLGGRDVKADDIEQVYNDLLSIQKTGNVGETYRYLGVRE is encoded by the coding sequence ATGTCAATAAGGGAAAGATTATCTGGAAATGAAGCAATAGCTGTTGCAATGAGGCAGATTAACCCCGATGTAGTTGCTGCATTCCCTATTACTCCATCAACGGAGATACCCCAGTATTTCTCACAATTTGTATCAAATGGGCAAGTGCAGACCGAATTTGTGGCAGTCGAGTCAGAACATAGTGCAATGTCTGCATGTGTTGGGGCGCAGGCAGCAGGAGGCAGGACGATGACAGCGACCTCGGCAAACGGTTTGGCACTGATGTGGGAAGTCCTATATATAGCAGCAGCTATGAAACTGCCAATAACTATGTCCTGTGTCAACAGAGCACTTTCGGGACCATTGAATATCCATAATGATCACAGCGACTCAATGGGTGCCAGAGACTCAGGATGGATTCAACTGTATAGTGAAACTAACCAGGAGGCCTATGACAACGCAATACAAGCAATAAGAATAGGCGAGCATAAGGATGTAATGCTTCCGGTTATGGTGTGCCAGGATGGTTTTATCACAAGCCATGCAGTAGAAAACATCGATCTGCTGGAAGACGAAAAGGTTAAGGCTTTTGTTGGAGAATACAAGCCGGAGCACTATCTTTTAAACTCAGAAGAGCAGATGGCAGTGGGTCCGCTTGATCTTCCGGTACATTGCTTTGAGCACAAGCGTGAGCAGGCTGAGAGCATGATAAATGCCAAAAAGGTAATAATGGAAGTAGCTAAGGAATTTGAAAAGCTATCAGGAAGAAAATATGAGCTTTTCGAAGAATATAAGTTGAAAGATGCAGAGGTTGCAGTTGTAATAATCAACTCAACTGCAGGAACTGCAAAAACGGTGGTTGATTCACTCAGAGAAAAGGGAATAAAGGCAGGACTCCTAAAGATAAGGGTATTCAGGCCTTTCCCAGAGGAAGAGATTGTTGAGGCCTTAAAGAATGTTAAAGCACTTGCAGTTATGGATAAGGCAGAGGGTTTTTCTGCAGTAGGAGGGCCTCTGGGAGCTGAGATAAAGTCGGCACTCTATGGGAGAGCAGATGGAATAAAAGTTGTAAACTTTATATATGGCTTAGGCGGCAGAGATGTAAAAGCTGATGATATTGAGCAGGTATATAATGATCTGCTTTCCATCCAAAAGACCGGCAATGTAGGAGAAACATACAGATATTTAGGAGTTAGAGAATAG